Genomic window (Pseudomonadota bacterium):
TGCACCCGCGCCGCGGCCTTGATCTTGGCGCTGATCTCGGCACTGTATTCCTCGAAGTTGTGCGCCAGGTCGGAATCCGGCTTGGTGACGAAATCGACCGCGCCGAGTTCCAGTGCGCGCAGGGTGACGTCCGCGCTCTTCGCAGTCAGGCGCGAGATCATCACCACCGGCATCGGCCGCAAACGCATCAGGTTGGCGAGGAAGGTCAGCCCGTCCATCCGCGGCATCTCGACATCCAGGGTGACGACATCAGGGTTGAGTTTCTTGATCTTGTCGCGCGCCACGTAGGGATCGGACGCGGTGCCGACCACTTCGATATCCGGATCCGAATCCAGGATCTGCGTCAGCAGCTTCCGCACCAGCGGCGAATCGTCAACGATGAGTACATGGACACGGTTACTCATGCCACACCTTCCCGTCAGTCAGTGCTATGTGTGTATCCGCTACGCCGGCACGGGCGCTCGAGCGAGGCCATTGCATCAGCGCAGTCTCCTGTAGATGGTCTTGCCGACCAGTTGGAAGCGCTCCGAGACATTGTGCAGGGTCTCGGAGTGCCCAATGAACAGGTAGCTGTCCGGCTGCATGATATTAGCGAAGCGGTCGAACAGGACCTGCTGGGTCGGCTTGTCGAAATAGATCACCACGTTGCGGCAGAAGATGACGTCAAACTGTCCGCGCATCGGCCAGTCATGCATCAGGTTCAGCTGACGGAACGTGATCAGCTTGCGCAGTTCGTCGGCGACCCTGACCCTGCCCTGGTTGCCGCCCTTGCCGCGCTGGAACCAGCGCTTGATCCGCGCGCTGTCCAGCCCGTTGATGCGCTCGGCCTGATACACGCCGGCCGCACCGGTCTTCACGACATTGCTGTCGAGGTCAGTGGCCAGGATGCGGATATCGCGCCCGTCGATGTCGGGGATCGCCTCGCGCAGGGTGATCGCGAGCGAATAGGGCTCCTCGCCGGTGGAACAACCGGCCGACCAGATGCGCAGCCGCCGGTTCTTCTGGTAACGCTCCAGCAGCATCGGCACCAGGTCCTGCTGCAGGAACTCGAAATGATGCTTCTCGCGGAAGAACGAGGTCAGGTTGGTCGTGATCGCGTTGGTGAAATGTTCCAGCTCCTCGCCCGGATCCTGCTCCAGCAGCTCGCAGTAGGCACGAAAGCTGGTCATGCCGTGCACCCGCAGGCGCTTGGCCAGACGGGCATAGACCAGATCCCGCTTCTGGTCCGACAGACTGATACCGGTATGCTCGCTGACCAGACGGCGCAGGTTATTGAAGTCACGGTCCGAAAGCTCGAACTCGTTGGTCTTGGCCTGCGCTGCCAGCGCCTGGTTGTGCTTTGCAGCCGCACTCATACAGCCATCCACGGCATGCGGGCGGCGCCGCCCACTGTGGTCGGACCGTACCACCAGCGTTTCATCGTGCTGCCACTCATCGATCGTGTCCGCCTAGAACTCGTCCCAGTCACCGTCGGTGCCGGTACCCTGCTGCCTGCCGTCCGTGCCGGATGACTTGCCGCGCGACGTGGCGCCGCCGGCGTGTCTGCCACCCCGCTCCAGGGCCGGTTGCCGGAGCGGCGCTCGACGGCCGCTGCCTGCGCCCCACTGCTGGTGGTGAAAAAACCCACCAGTTCGTGCAGCGCGCGCGCCTGCTCGCCCATCGACTCCGAGGCCGCCGTCGCCTCCTCCACCAGCGCCGCGTTCTGCTGCGTCATCTCGTCCATCTGGCTGATCGCGATATTCACCTGCTCGATACCGTCCGACTGCTCCTGGCTCGCCGCCGCTATCTCCGCTATGATCTCGCTCACCTTCT
Coding sequences:
- a CDS encoding protein-glutamate O-methyltransferase CheR; amino-acid sequence: MSAAAKHNQALAAQAKTNEFELSDRDFNNLRRLVSEHTGISLSDQKRDLVYARLAKRLRVHGMTSFRAYCELLEQDPGEELEHFTNAITTNLTSFFREKHHFEFLQQDLVPMLLERYQKNRRLRIWSAGCSTGEEPYSLAITLREAIPDIDGRDIRILATDLDSNVVKTGAAGVYQAERINGLDSARIKRWFQRGKGGNQGRVRVADELRKLITFRQLNLMHDWPMRGQFDVIFCRNVVIYFDKPTQQVLFDRFANIMQPDSYLFIGHSETLHNVSERFQLVGKTIYRRLR